One window of the Acinonyx jubatus isolate Ajub_Pintada_27869175 chromosome A2, VMU_Ajub_asm_v1.0, whole genome shotgun sequence genome contains the following:
- the LOC128314933 gene encoding LOW QUALITY PROTEIN: olfactory receptor-like protein OLF4 (The sequence of the model RefSeq protein was modified relative to this genomic sequence to represent the inferred CDS: inserted 1 base in 1 codon): MEPGNITRISKFLLLGFSERPEVQPLIFGLFLSMYLITVFGNLLILLAVSSDSCLHTPMYFFLANVSFVDICFISTTVPKMLWNIQTQSKVITYEDCITQMNFFITFAGMDDFLLAVMAYDRFVSICHPLHYMVIMNPRLCGQLFLVSWITSVLYSLVHTLMVLRLSFCTEVVIPHFFCELNQMIQLACSDTFLNNVVMYLAAMLVAGGPLAGILYSYSKIVSSICGXSSAPGRYKAFSTCASHLSVVSLFYCTSLGVYLSSAATQSSLSSATASVMYTVATPMLNPFIYSLRNRDIKRALKRILGIQ, from the exons ATGGAACCAGGAAATATTACACGGATATCAAAATTTCTTCTCCTGGGATTTTCAGAGAGACCAGAAGTGCAGCCCCTCATATTTGGGCTTTTCCTCTCCATGTACCTGATCACTGTGTTTGGCAACCTGCTCATCCTCCTGGCCGTCAGCTCTGACTCAtgcctccacacccccatgtacttcttcctggccaACGTGTCCTTTGTAGACATCTGCTTCATCTCCACTACCGTCCCGAAGATGCTCTGGAACATCCAGACCCAGAGCAAAGTCATAACCTATGAGGACTGTATCACACAAATGAACTTTTTCATAACCTTTGCAGGGATGGACGACTTTCTCCTGGCTGTGATGGCCTATGACAGGTTTGTGTCCATCTGTCACCCCCTGCACTACATGGTCATTATGAACCCCCGGCTCTGTGGGCAGCTGTTTCTGGTGTCCTGGATCACGAGTGTCCTGTATTCCTTGGTACACACCTTAATGGTGTTGCGGCTGTCCTTCTGTACAGAAGTAGTGATCCCCCACTTTTTCTGTGAACTCAATCAGATGATCCAACTTGCCTGTTCTGACACCTTTCTTAATAACGTGGTGATGTACCTTGCAGCTATGCTGGTGGCTGGAGGTCCCCTTGCTGGGATCCTTTACTCTTATTCTAAGATAGTTTCTTCCATATGTG TCTCATCAGCTCCGGGCAGGTATAAAGCATTTTCCACCTGTGCGTCTCACCTATCGGTTGTCTCCTTATTTTATTGTACGAGCCTAGGAGTGTACCTCAGCTCTGCTGCTACCCAGAGCTCACTCTCAAGTGCCACAGCCTCGGTGATGTACACGGTGGCCACGcccatgctgaaccccttcatctacagcctgaggaacagaGACATAAAGAGGGCTCTGAAAAGAATCCTTGGGATCCAGTGA